A region from the Streptomyces sp. 3214.6 genome encodes:
- a CDS encoding LysR family transcriptional regulator produces the protein MQFQQLQYFVAVAETRHFTRAADLVHVAQPSLSQQIKALERELGADLFLRARGNITLTDAGEALLPLARRILADTETARYEVQELVQLRSGRVRLGATPSLCTGLLPDVLRAFHDRYPGIRLLIEEGGSHDLVRELARGALDLALVVLPLPTPSPALTTVELLREDLVVVSSPEASKPGAGRRTVRIADLERERLVMFRHGYDLRELTVAACRAEGFEPDFAVEGGEMDAVLGFVRAGLGVAVVPRMVAARSGRGLRVTPLARPGLHRTIALAHRSDVAPPRAARELQRMLLER, from the coding sequence ATGCAGTTCCAGCAGCTCCAGTACTTCGTGGCGGTCGCCGAGACCCGGCACTTCACCCGGGCCGCCGACCTCGTGCACGTGGCGCAGCCCTCGCTGTCGCAGCAGATCAAGGCGCTGGAGCGGGAGTTGGGGGCCGATCTGTTCCTGCGGGCACGCGGCAACATCACGCTCACCGACGCGGGCGAGGCGCTGCTGCCGCTGGCCCGGCGGATCCTGGCGGACACCGAGACCGCGCGGTACGAGGTGCAGGAGCTGGTGCAGCTGCGCAGCGGCCGGGTGCGGCTCGGGGCGACGCCGAGCCTGTGCACGGGTCTGCTGCCGGATGTGCTGCGCGCCTTCCACGACCGCTATCCGGGCATCCGGCTGCTGATCGAGGAGGGCGGCTCGCACGACCTGGTCCGGGAACTGGCCCGCGGCGCCCTGGACCTCGCCCTGGTCGTCCTGCCGCTGCCGACGCCGTCCCCGGCGCTGACGACGGTGGAGCTGCTGCGGGAGGACCTGGTCGTGGTGTCCTCCCCCGAGGCGTCGAAGCCGGGCGCCGGGCGGCGCACGGTCCGGATCGCCGATCTGGAGCGCGAACGCCTGGTGATGTTCCGGCACGGCTACGACCTGCGGGAACTGACCGTGGCCGCGTGCCGGGCGGAGGGCTTCGAGCCGGACTTCGCGGTGGAGGGCGGCGAGATGGACGCGGTGCTCGGGTTCGTGCGGGCGGGGCTCGGGGTGGCCGTCGTCCCCCGGATGGTGGCCGCCCGCTCGGGCCGGGGGCTACGGGTCACCCCGCTCGCCCGGCCCGGCCTGCACCGTACGATCGCCCTCGCGCACCGCAGCGACGTGGCTCCGCCGCGGGCCGCGCGGGAGTTGCAGCGGATGCTGCTGGAGAGATGA
- a CDS encoding phosphatase domain-containing protein yields MTDSSKRPLAVFDLDNTLADTAHRQRFLERAPRDWTAFFAAAPQDPPIPEGIALALAHAEECEVVYLTGRPERCRRDTLEWLAAQGLPEGRVHMRRNDDRRPARRTKLEILKRLAGTREIRVLVDDDELVCADAERAGFTVVRARWTAPSAALETAQEREGRT; encoded by the coding sequence GTGACCGACAGCAGCAAGAGGCCCCTCGCCGTGTTCGACCTGGACAACACCCTCGCCGACACGGCCCACCGCCAGCGGTTCCTGGAGCGCGCACCGCGCGACTGGACCGCGTTCTTCGCGGCAGCGCCGCAGGACCCGCCGATCCCGGAGGGCATCGCGCTGGCGCTGGCCCACGCCGAGGAGTGCGAGGTCGTCTACCTCACCGGCCGGCCCGAGCGCTGCCGCCGGGACACGCTGGAGTGGCTCGCCGCGCAGGGTCTGCCGGAGGGGCGCGTCCACATGCGACGCAACGACGACCGCAGGCCCGCCCGGCGCACCAAGCTGGAGATCCTCAAGCGGCTCGCCGGCACCCGGGAGATCCGGGTGCTGGTCGACGACGACGAGTTGGTCTGCGCGGACGCCGAACGGGCGGGATTCACCGTCGTACGGGCGCGCTGGACCGCCCCTTCCGCCGCGCTGGAGACCGCGCAGGAGCGGGAGGGGCGGACCTGA
- a CDS encoding lysophospholipid acyltransferase family protein: MSVWLPSAPCTPRACVETTASLTAVPRAVLRLTSVVVLVLVGVVLSPVGRWIPDRVVRSWSRAVVRAAGVRIRVTGSPAPTATGLLLVANHISWLDIPLLAAVRPARMLAKAEIRRWPVAGALAARGGVLFIDRDRLRALPATVTRIADVLRAGRAVAVFPEGSTWCGRAQGHFRRAVFQAALDARVPVQPVRIRYLDRAGGASTAAAFVGDDPLLASLWRVVSARGLVADVEVLPALAPGGHPDRRSLAADAGARVQGGTHERRILAPADRHGPLGGRRSGEFPVSKGEMAVLDGIMTRPDL, encoded by the coding sequence ATGAGCGTCTGGCTGCCCAGCGCACCCTGCACCCCGCGGGCGTGCGTGGAGACGACGGCTTCCCTCACGGCCGTACCGAGGGCCGTGCTGCGGCTCACGTCGGTGGTCGTGCTGGTTCTGGTCGGGGTCGTGCTGTCACCGGTGGGACGGTGGATACCGGATCGCGTGGTGCGGTCGTGGAGCCGGGCCGTGGTGCGGGCGGCGGGGGTGCGGATCCGGGTGACCGGCTCGCCCGCGCCCACCGCCACCGGGCTGCTCCTGGTCGCCAACCACATCTCCTGGCTGGACATCCCGTTGCTGGCCGCCGTCCGCCCGGCCCGGATGCTGGCCAAGGCCGAGATCCGGCGGTGGCCCGTCGCGGGCGCGCTGGCCGCCCGCGGCGGCGTCCTGTTCATCGACCGCGACCGGCTGCGCGCCCTGCCCGCCACGGTCACCCGGATCGCCGACGTGCTGCGGGCCGGGCGGGCGGTCGCCGTGTTCCCGGAGGGCAGCACCTGGTGCGGCCGCGCCCAGGGACACTTCCGGCGGGCCGTGTTCCAGGCCGCGCTGGACGCCCGCGTGCCCGTCCAGCCGGTACGCATCCGCTACCTGGACCGCGCGGGCGGGGCCAGCACCGCGGCGGCGTTCGTCGGCGACGACCCGCTGCTCGCCTCGCTGTGGCGGGTGGTGTCGGCGCGGGGTCTGGTCGCGGACGTCGAGGTACTGCCGGCGCTCGCACCGGGCGGTCACCCCGACCGCAGGTCGCTGGCGGCCGACGCCGGGGCCCGGGTGCAGGGCGGGACGCACGAGCGGCGGATCCTCGCACCGGCCGACCGGCACGGCCCGCTCGGCGGACGCCGGTCCGGCGAATTCCCGGTAAGCAAGGGGGAGATGGCCGTCCTTGATGGGATCATGACGCGACCCGACCTCTGA
- the rpmF gene encoding 50S ribosomal protein L32 codes for MAVPKRKMSRSNTRHRRAQWKASTPRLVPVTVDGVRHLVPQHLVKAYERGLLRPDA; via the coding sequence ATGGCCGTCCCCAAACGGAAGATGTCCCGCAGCAACACCCGGCACCGCCGCGCCCAGTGGAAGGCGAGCACGCCGCGACTCGTACCGGTCACCGTCGACGGCGTCCGTCACCTCGTGCCCCAGCATCTGGTGAAGGCCTACGAGCGCGGACTGCTGCGCCCCGACGCCTGA
- a CDS encoding succinate dehydrogenase/fumarate reductase iron-sulfur subunit yields MKLTLRVWRQRDADADGTMSTYEVDGISPDMSFLEMLDTLNEELILRGDDPVAFDHDCREGICGACSLVINGDAHGPERTTTCQLHMRSFKDGDTIDVEPWRASAFPVIKDLVVDRSAFDRIIQAGGYITAPTGAAPEAHATPVPKPDADFAFEHAECIGCGACVAACPNGAAMLFTSAKVNHLNVLPQGAPERETRVLDMVAQMDEEGFGGCTLAGECATACPKGIPLVSITSMNKEWLRATRKVAKR; encoded by the coding sequence ATGAAGCTCACCCTGCGCGTCTGGCGGCAGCGCGACGCCGACGCCGACGGCACCATGTCCACGTACGAGGTGGACGGCATCTCGCCCGACATGTCCTTCCTGGAGATGCTCGACACCCTCAACGAGGAACTCATCCTGCGCGGCGACGACCCGGTCGCCTTCGACCACGACTGCCGCGAGGGCATCTGCGGCGCGTGCTCGCTCGTCATCAACGGCGACGCGCACGGCCCGGAGCGCACCACCACCTGTCAGCTGCACATGCGCTCCTTCAAGGACGGCGACACGATCGACGTCGAACCGTGGCGGGCGTCCGCGTTCCCGGTGATCAAGGACTTGGTCGTGGACCGGTCGGCGTTCGACCGGATCATCCAGGCCGGCGGGTACATCACCGCCCCGACCGGCGCCGCGCCGGAGGCCCATGCGACGCCGGTGCCGAAACCGGACGCCGACTTCGCCTTCGAGCACGCGGAGTGCATCGGGTGCGGGGCATGCGTGGCCGCCTGCCCGAACGGAGCGGCGATGCTGTTCACGTCCGCCAAGGTCAACCATCTGAACGTCCTGCCCCAGGGGGCGCCCGAGCGGGAGACGCGGGTGCTGGACATGGTGGCGCAGATGGACGAGGAGGGGTTCGGCGGGTGCACGCTGGCCGGGGAGTGCGCGACCGCCTGCCCCAAGGGCATCCCGCTGGTCTCCATCACCAGCATGAACAAGGAGTGGCTGCGGGCCACCAGGAAGGTCGCCAAGCGGTAG
- a CDS encoding fumarate reductase/succinate dehydrogenase flavoprotein subunit — MTDYVDYETGEPLADAKAPAGPVADRWDTRRFEARLVNPANRRKHTVIVVGTGLAGGSAGATLAEQGYHVVQFCYQDSPRRAHSIAAQGGINAAKNYRNDGDSIHRLFYDTVKGGDFRARESNVHRLAQISVEIIDQCVAQGVPFAREYGGLLDTRSFGGVQVSRTFYARGQTGQQLLLGAYQALSRQIAAGNIEMHPRTEMLDLIVIDGRARGIVARNLITGKIDTYVADAVVLASGGYGNVFYLSTNAMNSNATAIWRAHRRGAYFANPCFTQIHPTCIPRTGDHQSKLTLMSESLRNDGRIWVPKAKGDDRPPNRIPEDERDYYLERIYPSFGNLVPRDIASRAAKNVCDEGRGVGPGGQGVYLDFADAIKRMGRKAVEAKYGNLFDMYQRITDEDPYEVPMRIYPAVHYTMGGLWVDYDLQTTVPGLFAIGEANFSDHGANRLGASALMQGLADGYFVLPATINDYLAKNPRQDEVTVEHPAVQEVLAETEDRLHLLLSVDGDRTPDSFHRELGELMWEFCGMARTDAGLRKALERIPQIREEFWRRIKVPGTGEEFNQSLEKANRVVDYLELAELMCLDALHRAESCGGHFREESQTPDGEAARRDDAFGYVAAWEFTSTGSAPVLHKEDLVFEYVHPTQRSYA; from the coding sequence ATGACCGACTACGTGGACTACGAGACCGGCGAGCCCCTCGCGGACGCCAAAGCCCCCGCCGGCCCCGTCGCCGACCGCTGGGACACCCGCCGCTTCGAGGCCAGGCTGGTCAATCCGGCGAACCGGCGCAAGCACACCGTGATCGTCGTCGGCACCGGCCTCGCCGGCGGTTCCGCCGGGGCCACCCTCGCCGAACAGGGCTACCACGTGGTCCAGTTCTGCTACCAGGACTCCCCGCGCCGCGCCCACTCCATCGCCGCGCAGGGCGGCATCAACGCCGCCAAGAACTACCGCAACGACGGCGACTCCATCCACCGGCTGTTCTACGACACCGTCAAGGGCGGCGACTTCAGGGCGCGGGAGTCCAACGTCCACCGGCTGGCGCAGATCTCCGTCGAGATCATCGACCAGTGCGTGGCGCAGGGCGTGCCCTTCGCCCGGGAGTACGGCGGGCTGCTCGACACGCGCTCCTTCGGCGGCGTCCAGGTGTCGCGGACCTTCTACGCCCGCGGCCAGACCGGGCAGCAGCTCCTGCTGGGCGCCTACCAGGCCCTCAGCAGGCAGATCGCCGCGGGCAACATCGAGATGCACCCGCGCACGGAGATGCTCGACCTGATCGTGATCGACGGGCGGGCGCGCGGGATCGTCGCGCGGAACCTGATCACCGGGAAGATCGACACATACGTCGCCGACGCCGTCGTCCTGGCGAGCGGCGGCTACGGAAACGTCTTCTACCTGTCGACCAACGCCATGAACTCCAACGCCACCGCGATCTGGCGGGCGCACCGGCGTGGCGCGTACTTCGCCAACCCCTGCTTCACCCAGATCCACCCCACCTGCATCCCGCGCACCGGCGACCACCAGTCGAAGCTGACGTTGATGAGCGAGTCGCTGCGCAACGACGGCCGGATCTGGGTGCCGAAGGCCAAGGGCGACGACCGTCCGCCGAACCGGATCCCCGAGGACGAGCGCGACTACTACCTGGAGCGGATCTACCCCTCCTTCGGCAACCTGGTCCCGCGTGACATCGCCTCCCGCGCCGCGAAGAACGTCTGCGACGAGGGGCGGGGTGTCGGGCCCGGTGGGCAGGGCGTCTACCTGGACTTCGCCGACGCCATAAAGCGCATGGGGCGCAAGGCGGTTGAGGCGAAGTACGGCAACCTCTTCGACATGTACCAGCGGATCACCGACGAGGATCCGTACGAAGTGCCGATGCGGATCTACCCGGCCGTGCACTACACGATGGGCGGCCTGTGGGTCGACTACGACCTGCAGACGACCGTCCCGGGCCTGTTCGCGATCGGTGAGGCCAACTTCTCCGACCACGGTGCCAACCGCCTCGGCGCGTCCGCGCTGATGCAGGGCCTCGCGGACGGCTACTTCGTGCTGCCGGCCACCATCAACGACTACCTCGCGAAGAACCCCCGCCAGGACGAGGTGACCGTTGAGCACCCCGCCGTTCAGGAGGTGTTGGCGGAGACCGAGGACCGGCTGCATCTGTTGCTGTCGGTCGACGGGGACCGCACTCCCGACTCCTTCCACCGTGAACTCGGGGAACTGATGTGGGAGTTCTGCGGCATGGCCCGCACGGACGCCGGACTGCGCAAGGCACTTGAGCGGATCCCGCAGATCCGCGAGGAGTTCTGGCGCCGCATCAAGGTGCCCGGAACCGGCGAGGAGTTCAACCAGTCCCTGGAGAAGGCCAACCGGGTCGTCGACTATCTGGAGCTCGCCGAGCTGATGTGCCTCGACGCGCTGCACCGGGCCGAGTCCTGCGGCGGCCACTTCCGCGAGGAGTCCCAGACTCCCGACGGCGAGGCGGCCCGCCGGGACGACGCCTTCGGGTACGTGGCCGCCTGGGAGTTCACGAGCACCGGCTCCGCCCCCGTCCTGCACAAGGAAGACCTGGTCTTCGAGTACGTCCACCCCACCCAGCGGAGCTACGCATGA
- a CDS encoding succinate dehydrogenase, whose translation MARTVWDSSVGKKTVMAVSGVIMLLYLVAHMIGNLKIFFGAGEFNHYAHWLRTVGEPFMHYEWTLWLIRVVLVLAVVAHAVSAYQLSRRDIRARPSKYVHRKPRASYATRTMRWGGIILGLFIVWHILDLTTGTVHSGGFQEGHPYQNVVDTFSTWYGNVIYIVAMLALGLHVRHGFWSAAQTLGVGSRTRDRALKIVADVLALLLTVGFIAVPVGVMTKVVS comes from the coding sequence ATGGCACGCACCGTGTGGGACTCCTCCGTCGGCAAGAAGACCGTGATGGCCGTCAGCGGCGTGATCATGCTGCTGTATCTGGTCGCCCACATGATCGGCAACCTGAAGATCTTCTTCGGGGCGGGGGAGTTCAACCACTACGCGCACTGGCTGCGCACGGTCGGCGAGCCCTTCATGCACTACGAGTGGACGCTCTGGCTGATCCGCGTGGTGCTGGTTCTCGCGGTCGTCGCCCACGCCGTCTCCGCGTACCAGCTCAGCCGCCGCGACATCAGGGCGCGGCCCAGCAAGTACGTGCACCGCAAGCCCCGGGCGAGCTACGCCACCCGCACCATGCGCTGGGGCGGGATCATCCTCGGCCTGTTCATCGTCTGGCACATCCTGGACCTGACCACCGGCACCGTGCACAGCGGCGGTTTCCAGGAGGGCCACCCGTACCAGAACGTCGTGGACACCTTCTCCACCTGGTACGGCAATGTCATCTACATCGTCGCGATGCTCGCCCTCGGGCTGCACGTCCGGCACGGCTTCTGGAGCGCCGCCCAGACGCTCGGCGTCGGCAGCCGCACCCGCGACCGCGCCCTGAAGATCGTCGCCGACGTCCTCGCGCTGCTGCTCACGGTCGGCTTCATCGCCGTGCCCGTGGGCGTCATGACCAAAGTGGTGAGCTGA
- a CDS encoding GNAT family N-acetyltransferase, with the protein MPVSPPALAVPPGGSGYLVSLARDLDDVRAAQRLRHQVFAGELGALLDGPEPGLDTDAFDAYCDHLLIRDKGTGEVVGTYRLLPPERAAVAGRLYSDGEFDLSRLDAIRPGLVEVGRSCVHPAHRDGAVIGLIWAGIARYMVDRGHEWLAGCCSVPLADGGALATATWDRVREKHLAPEEFRVRPLLPWTPNGAGPVSRTELPALLRGYLRLGAWVCGEPAHDPDFGVADLYVLLSMRRVNQRYLRHFLSLVPA; encoded by the coding sequence ATGCCCGTCTCGCCCCCCGCCCTTGCCGTCCCGCCCGGCGGTTCCGGCTACCTCGTGTCGCTCGCCCGTGACCTGGACGACGTCCGGGCCGCGCAGCGGCTGCGTCACCAGGTGTTCGCCGGGGAGCTGGGCGCCCTGCTCGACGGCCCGGAACCGGGCCTGGACACCGACGCCTTCGACGCGTACTGCGACCACCTCCTCATCCGGGACAAGGGCACCGGCGAGGTGGTCGGCACCTACCGGCTGCTGCCGCCCGAGCGGGCCGCGGTCGCCGGACGGCTGTACTCCGACGGCGAGTTCGACCTGAGCCGGCTCGACGCGATCCGGCCCGGCCTGGTCGAGGTCGGCCGCTCGTGCGTGCACCCCGCCCACCGCGACGGCGCCGTCATCGGCCTCATCTGGGCCGGGATCGCCCGCTACATGGTGGACCGCGGCCACGAGTGGCTGGCCGGCTGCTGCTCGGTTCCGCTCGCCGACGGCGGCGCCCTGGCGACGGCGACCTGGGACCGGGTGCGCGAGAAGCACCTGGCGCCGGAGGAGTTCCGGGTACGGCCGCTGCTGCCCTGGACCCCGAACGGCGCCGGCCCGGTCTCCCGCACCGAACTCCCGGCGCTGCTGCGCGGCTATCTCCGCCTCGGCGCCTGGGTGTGCGGGGAGCCCGCCCACGACCCCGACTTCGGCGTCGCCGACCTGTACGTGCTGCTGTCGATGCGCCGGGTCAACCAGCGCTATCTGCGGCACTTCCTCTCCCTCGTCCCGGCCTGA
- a CDS encoding NAD-dependent epimerase/dehydratase family protein, producing MSGSPAGRTVLVTGGSGFVAAHLVQQLLERGHHVHTTVRGTANTAKLRPLHALRDAHPGRLDLFEADLLTEGSFDEAAKGCAVVFHVASPFLMPEKIKDGLRDVVEPALLGTRNVVAAIERTETVERLVFTSTVGAIFGDYADVRQMDDQTLSEKYFNTTSTVENNPYHYAKTVAEQAAWEAEAAQKRWRMVSVNPGLILGPSLTPASDSGSLFLLDELFKGYFFYGAPDFSFTTVDVRDVAAAHIAAAERPEAHGRYIVAAEEMTSFHQMARALRKHHPRNRRLPRTALPHWPVRVLGPAFGLSQDYIRAHLGIRFRVDNRRSTEELGLTYRPIEETLLDHYRSWQEQRN from the coding sequence GTGAGCGGAAGCCCGGCCGGCCGGACGGTACTCGTGACGGGAGGCAGCGGCTTCGTGGCCGCCCATCTCGTGCAACAGCTCCTGGAACGCGGCCACCACGTCCACACCACTGTGCGCGGCACGGCGAACACGGCCAAGCTCCGTCCCCTGCACGCCCTGCGGGACGCCCATCCCGGCCGGCTCGACCTCTTCGAGGCGGACCTGCTGACGGAGGGCTCCTTCGACGAGGCGGCGAAGGGCTGCGCGGTGGTCTTCCACGTGGCCTCGCCGTTCCTCATGCCGGAGAAGATCAAGGACGGCCTGCGGGACGTGGTGGAACCGGCCCTGCTGGGCACCCGCAACGTCGTGGCGGCGATCGAGCGCACGGAGACCGTCGAGCGCCTCGTCTTCACCTCCACCGTGGGCGCGATCTTCGGCGACTACGCCGACGTACGTCAGATGGACGACCAGACGCTGTCGGAGAAGTACTTCAACACCACCAGCACGGTGGAGAACAACCCGTACCACTACGCCAAGACCGTGGCGGAGCAGGCGGCCTGGGAGGCCGAGGCGGCGCAGAAACGCTGGCGCATGGTCTCCGTCAACCCCGGCCTGATCCTGGGCCCCTCGCTCACCCCCGCCTCGGACTCGGGCAGCCTGTTCCTCCTCGACGAGCTCTTCAAGGGCTACTTCTTCTACGGCGCCCCCGACTTCAGCTTCACCACCGTCGACGTACGGGACGTGGCGGCGGCCCACATCGCGGCGGCGGAACGCCCCGAAGCACACGGCCGGTACATCGTCGCGGCCGAGGAGATGACCTCCTTCCACCAGATGGCGAGAGCCCTGCGCAAGCACCACCCGCGCAACCGGCGGCTGCCCCGGACCGCCCTCCCGCACTGGCCGGTCCGTGTCCTCGGCCCCGCCTTCGGCCTCTCCCAGGACTACATCCGGGCGCACCTCGGCATCCGCTTCCGCGTCGACAACCGCAGAAGCACCGAGGAACTGGGCCTCACCTACCGCCCGATCGAGGAAACCCTGCTGGACCACTACCGCTCCTGGCAGGAGCAGCGGAACTAG
- a CDS encoding dodecin has translation MSNHTYRVTEIVGTSPDSVDQAVRNGISRASQTLRNLDWFEVTQVRGQIEDGQIQHWQVGLKVGFRLEESD, from the coding sequence ATGTCGAACCACACCTACCGGGTCACGGAGATCGTCGGTACGTCGCCCGACAGCGTCGACCAGGCGGTCCGCAACGGGATCAGCCGTGCCTCGCAGACCCTGCGCAACCTGGACTGGTTCGAGGTGACCCAGGTGCGCGGCCAGATCGAGGACGGGCAGATCCAGCACTGGCAGGTGGGCCTGAAGGTCGGTTTCCGGCTGGAGGAGTCCGACTGA
- a CDS encoding LLM class flavin-dependent oxidoreductase: MSSVIASARFSVLDRSRIREGHTAAQALRDTVALAQEAERLGYHRFWVSEHHGVPGVAGSAPTVLAAAVAGATRTIRVGTGGVMLPNHRPLVVAEQFGVLESLFPGRIDMGLGRSVGFTDGVRRALGRDKDDADDFAAQLEELLGWFRGASPTRVHAYPAQGLTVPPFVLAMGEGAEIAARAGLPMVIGDLRDREKMRRGVDRYRTRFRPSAWAVEPYVVISGTIAVAATPEAARRLLIPEAWSMAHSRTRGTFPPLPPAEEAEARTMTAKERGFYESGLTGHLAGAEEQVAHELETVLKETGAQEVLVTTSTYDRAALLDSYRRLAGIVHGERSGGRPPLSPDRS; the protein is encoded by the coding sequence ATGAGTTCCGTGATCGCCTCGGCCCGCTTCTCCGTCCTCGACCGCTCCCGCATCCGCGAGGGGCACACCGCAGCCCAGGCGCTGCGGGACACCGTGGCGCTGGCGCAGGAGGCCGAGCGCCTCGGCTACCACCGGTTCTGGGTCTCCGAGCACCACGGCGTGCCCGGCGTGGCGGGTTCGGCGCCCACCGTGCTCGCGGCCGCCGTGGCCGGGGCGACACGCACGATCCGCGTGGGGACCGGAGGGGTGATGCTGCCCAACCACCGGCCGCTGGTCGTGGCCGAGCAGTTCGGCGTGCTGGAATCGCTCTTCCCCGGCCGGATCGACATGGGCCTGGGCCGCTCGGTGGGCTTCACCGACGGGGTGCGCCGGGCTCTCGGCCGGGACAAGGACGACGCCGACGACTTCGCGGCCCAGCTGGAGGAACTGCTCGGCTGGTTCCGGGGCGCCTCCCCGACCCGCGTGCACGCGTACCCGGCGCAGGGCCTGACCGTGCCGCCGTTCGTACTGGCGATGGGTGAGGGCGCGGAGATCGCCGCCCGCGCGGGGCTGCCGATGGTCATCGGCGACCTGCGCGACAGGGAGAAGATGCGGCGGGGCGTCGATCGCTACCGCACCCGTTTCCGGCCCTCCGCCTGGGCGGTGGAACCCTATGTCGTCATCTCCGGGACGATCGCCGTGGCGGCGACTCCCGAGGCGGCCCGGCGGCTGCTGATCCCGGAGGCCTGGTCGATGGCGCACTCGCGCACCCGGGGCACCTTCCCCCCGCTGCCGCCCGCGGAGGAGGCCGAGGCCCGCACGATGACCGCGAAGGAGCGCGGCTTCTACGAGTCCGGCCTGACCGGTCACCTCGCGGGCGCCGAGGAGCAGGTCGCCCACGAACTGGAGACGGTGCTGAAGGAGACGGGAGCGCAGGAGGTCCTGGTCACGACCAGCACGTACGACCGTGCGGCGCTCCTGGACTCCTACCGCCGGCTGGCCGGCATCGTGCACGGCGAGCGGAGCGGCGGCCGACCGCCGCTCTCCCCGGACAGGTCCTAG
- the egtD gene encoding L-histidine N(alpha)-methyltransferase, giving the protein MSPFHITRTLPEDATDAALRADVRRGLTATPKTLPPKWFYDAHGSELFERITELPEYYPTRAEREILVARAGEIAAAARARTLVELGSGSSEKTRYLIDALTELDTYVPVDVSESALTQAGQALIAERPRLTVHALIADFTARLALPDTPGPRLVAFLGGTIGNLLPAERAVFLASVRALLAPGDALLLGTDLVKDEGVLVRAYDDAAGVTALFDKNVLAVVNRELGADFDPGAFDHVALWDPEHEWIEMRLRSRTAQTVKVPALDLAVDFAAGEELRTEVSAKFREEGVRAELSAAGLELTHWWTDAQGRFALSLSTVR; this is encoded by the coding sequence GTGAGCCCGTTCCACATCACCCGCACCCTCCCCGAGGACGCCACGGACGCCGCCCTGCGCGCCGACGTCCGGCGCGGCCTGACCGCCACCCCCAAGACGCTGCCGCCCAAGTGGTTCTACGACGCCCACGGCAGCGAGCTGTTCGAGCGGATCACCGAACTGCCCGAGTACTATCCGACCCGCGCCGAGCGCGAGATCCTCGTGGCCCGGGCCGGCGAGATCGCGGCGGCGGCCCGCGCCCGCACCCTCGTCGAGCTCGGCTCGGGCTCCTCGGAGAAGACCCGCTACCTGATCGACGCGCTGACGGAACTGGACACCTATGTGCCCGTCGACGTCAGCGAGAGCGCCCTCACCCAGGCCGGGCAGGCCCTGATCGCCGAGCGGCCGCGGCTGACCGTCCACGCCCTGATCGCCGACTTCACCGCGCGGTTGGCCCTGCCGGACACTCCGGGCCCGCGCCTGGTCGCCTTCCTCGGCGGCACGATCGGCAACCTGTTGCCGGCCGAGCGCGCGGTGTTCCTCGCCTCGGTGCGCGCGCTGCTCGCGCCGGGCGACGCGTTGCTGCTCGGCACGGACCTCGTCAAGGACGAGGGTGTGCTGGTGCGGGCGTACGACGACGCGGCCGGGGTGACGGCCCTGTTCGACAAGAACGTCCTGGCCGTCGTCAACCGTGAACTGGGCGCCGACTTCGACCCCGGCGCGTTCGACCACGTCGCGCTCTGGGACCCGGAGCACGAGTGGATAGAGATGCGACTGCGCTCCCGTACGGCGCAGACCGTGAAGGTGCCCGCGCTCGACCTCGCCGTCGACTTCGCGGCCGGCGAGGAACTGCGCACCGAGGTGTCGGCGAAGTTCCGGGAGGAGGGCGTACGCGCGGAACTGTCCGCCGCCGGACTGGAGCTGACCCACTGGTGGACCGACGCCCAGGGCCGCTTCGCCCTGTCGCTGAGCACGGTGCGGTGA